In Roseomonas fluvialis, one genomic interval encodes:
- the mrdA gene encoding penicillin-binding protein 2, whose amino-acid sequence MTWRPWGGPGLLGGERSIRKEEERRRGIFTRRAAVLGTIQLGAFAFLGSRLYRLQVEEGARYATLAEENRVSARLFAPPRGRVLDRNGKVVAGNRLNWRALLVAEQTADLGATLETFSKIVPLGDHEKTRIEREVRRNRRFVPVILREFLTWEEMARIEVNAPDLPGISVDMGTTRIYPETEHLAHVVGYVAAPAEADAGDDPLMQLPGIRVGRAGVERHHDRILRGRAGAVQVEVNAVGRVIRELDRREGIPGQDVQISVDTELQKAVRAKIDEGTTAVLLDARNGEVLAMATKPSFDPNIFNSGVSAAQWRQWTAARTTPLINKATNGLYAPGSTFKMIVALAALEARVARPGDIVSCPGHLDFGNNRFHCHNRNGHGGMNMRTAIMASCDVYFYEMARRVGIDRIAAMGNRFGMGVDLEIELPGARRGLMPTRGWRQAQGRPWSIGDTIVHGIGQGFYQLTPLSLAVMTARLATGRAVQPHLTRAIGGRPVRGSRPEDWPSLGIPDADMRLIREAMWAVVNGGGTAGASRLPSQYGQMAGKTGTTQVRRVTREQRERGFNVSQVPREWRPHALFVAYAPHDNPLFALSVIVEHGSSGSGAAAPLARDILVEAFQRLGPARPGQRVAEAGR is encoded by the coding sequence TGGGCGGCGAGCGCAGCATCCGCAAGGAAGAAGAACGCCGCCGCGGCATCTTCACGCGCCGCGCGGCCGTGCTCGGCACGATCCAGCTCGGCGCCTTCGCCTTCCTGGGTTCGCGCCTGTACCGGCTGCAGGTCGAGGAAGGCGCGCGCTACGCGACCTTGGCCGAGGAGAACCGCGTCAGCGCCCGGCTCTTCGCCCCGCCGCGGGGGCGCGTGCTCGACCGCAATGGCAAGGTGGTGGCGGGCAACCGGTTGAACTGGCGCGCGCTGCTGGTCGCCGAACAGACCGCCGACCTTGGCGCGACGCTCGAAACCTTCTCGAAGATCGTGCCGCTCGGGGACCACGAGAAGACCCGCATCGAACGGGAGGTCCGCCGCAACCGCCGCTTCGTGCCGGTGATCCTGCGCGAATTCCTGACCTGGGAGGAAATGGCGCGGATCGAGGTCAATGCCCCCGATCTGCCGGGCATCTCGGTCGATATGGGCACCACCCGGATCTACCCGGAGACCGAGCACCTCGCGCATGTGGTGGGCTACGTGGCGGCGCCCGCGGAAGCCGATGCTGGCGACGACCCGCTGATGCAGCTGCCGGGCATCCGGGTCGGCCGCGCGGGGGTCGAACGTCACCACGACCGCATCCTGCGGGGGCGCGCCGGTGCCGTGCAGGTCGAGGTGAATGCCGTGGGCCGCGTGATCCGCGAGCTCGACCGCCGGGAGGGCATTCCGGGCCAGGACGTCCAGATCAGCGTCGATACCGAACTGCAGAAGGCGGTGCGCGCGAAGATCGACGAGGGCACCACCGCCGTGCTGCTGGATGCACGCAACGGCGAGGTGCTGGCCATGGCCACCAAGCCGTCCTTCGACCCGAACATCTTCAATTCTGGCGTCAGCGCCGCGCAGTGGCGGCAATGGACCGCGGCGCGCACCACGCCGCTGATCAACAAGGCGACCAACGGGCTCTACGCGCCTGGGTCGACCTTCAAGATGATCGTCGCTCTCGCCGCGCTGGAAGCGCGCGTGGCGCGGCCGGGCGATATCGTCTCCTGCCCCGGGCACCTCGATTTCGGCAATAACCGCTTCCACTGCCACAACCGCAACGGCCATGGTGGGATGAACATGCGCACGGCCATCATGGCCTCTTGCGACGTGTATTTCTACGAGATGGCGCGCCGGGTCGGCATCGACCGCATTGCCGCCATGGGCAACCGCTTTGGTATGGGCGTGGACCTCGAGATCGAATTGCCTGGCGCGCGTCGTGGCTTGATGCCTACGCGCGGCTGGCGCCAGGCGCAGGGCAGGCCCTGGTCGATCGGCGACACGATCGTGCACGGTATCGGACAGGGGTTCTACCAGCTCACGCCGCTGTCCCTCGCGGTCATGACCGCGCGGCTGGCGACCGGGCGGGCGGTGCAACCGCACCTGACGCGCGCGATCGGCGGGCGCCCGGTCCGCGGCAGCCGTCCGGAGGATTGGCCGAGCCTTGGCATCCCGGACGCCGACATGCGCCTGATCCGCGAGGCGATGTGGGCCGTGGTGAACGGCGGCGGGACCGCGGGTGCCTCCCGGCTGCCGTCGCAATACGGTCAGATGGCGGGCAAGACTGGCACGACCCAGGTCCGGCGCGTGACGCGCGAACAGCGCGAGCGCGGCTTCAACGTCTCGCAGGTGCCGCGCGAGTGGCGGCCTCACGCGCTGTTCGTGGCCTACGCGCCGCACGACAACCCGTTGTTCGCGCTGTCGGTCATCGTCGAGCACGGATCGAGCGGGTCGGGCGCGGCTGCGCCGCTGGCGCGCGACATCCTGGTCGAGGCGTTCCAGCGGCTCGGGCCGGCCCGCCCCGGCCAGCGCGTGGCGGAGGCCGGGCGATGA
- the rodA gene encoding rod shape-determining protein RodA: MIFERRLLTRDRGAGILEKLWQIPWTFVVLLCGVAAVGYVALLSAGSGNPDAYAQKHAIRFGFGLVVMLGIALVDIKLIARFAWVGYLGAVALLVLVLLHGNIGKGAQRWIDIGPIQLQPSELMKIMLVLALAAWFHRASWERIGNPLFLIPPAIAVLVPVGLILKQPNLGTALITCMVGAAVFWAAGMRWWKFAIGIAAGAIAAPIAYERLHDYQRARITTFLDPESDPLGAGYNIIQSKIALGSGGMWGKGFLQGTQGHLNFLPEKQTDFIFTMIAEEFGLVGALTTLTMLMLVVAFCYLVAFRSRHQFGRLLAIGLGTNYFLYVFVNVAMVTGSIPVGGVPLPLISHGGSAMLTVMLGFGLLLSAYVHRDAEMGPMRE; this comes from the coding sequence ATGATCTTCGAACGTCGGCTTCTCACCCGCGACCGTGGCGCGGGCATCCTCGAGAAACTGTGGCAGATCCCCTGGACCTTCGTGGTGCTGCTGTGCGGCGTGGCCGCGGTCGGCTACGTCGCGCTGCTGTCGGCGGGCAGCGGCAACCCTGACGCCTATGCCCAGAAGCACGCCATCCGTTTCGGCTTCGGCCTAGTCGTGATGCTTGGCATCGCGCTGGTCGATATCAAGCTGATCGCCCGCTTCGCGTGGGTCGGGTACCTCGGCGCCGTGGCGCTGCTCGTGCTGGTGCTGCTGCACGGCAATATCGGCAAGGGCGCGCAGCGATGGATCGACATCGGCCCTATCCAGTTGCAGCCCTCCGAGCTGATGAAGATCATGCTGGTGCTGGCGCTGGCCGCCTGGTTCCACCGCGCATCCTGGGAACGCATCGGCAATCCGTTGTTCCTCATTCCGCCGGCGATTGCGGTGCTGGTGCCGGTCGGGCTGATCCTGAAACAGCCCAACCTCGGCACGGCGCTGATCACCTGCATGGTGGGTGCGGCCGTGTTCTGGGCGGCGGGCATGCGCTGGTGGAAGTTCGCGATCGGCATCGCGGCCGGCGCCATTGCCGCGCCGATCGCTTATGAACGCCTGCACGACTACCAGCGTGCGCGCATCACCACCTTCCTCGACCCCGAGAGCGATCCGCTCGGGGCCGGCTACAACATCATCCAGTCCAAGATCGCGCTGGGGTCCGGCGGCATGTGGGGCAAGGGCTTCCTGCAGGGGACGCAGGGGCACCTGAACTTCCTGCCCGAGAAGCAGACCGACTTCATCTTCACCATGATCGCCGAGGAATTCGGCCTGGTCGGCGCGCTGACCACGCTGACGATGCTCATGCTGGTGGTCGCGTTCTGCTACCTCGTGGCCTTCCGCAGCCGGCACCAGTTCGGACGGCTGCTCGCGATCGGCCTCGGCACCAACTACTTCCTGTATGTGTTCGTGAACGTGGCCATGGTGACCGGGTCCATCCCGGTGGGCGGCGTGCCGCTTCCGCTGATCAGCCACGGTGGCTCTGCGATGCTGACCGTTATGCTGGGCTTCGGCCTGTTGCTGTCGGCCTATGTGCATCGCGATGCCGAGATGGGACCCATGCGGGAATGA
- a CDS encoding PilZ domain-containing protein yields the protein MDRRRTHRQPMCCGARLEFAGRAWSVNLLDLSEGGAGVQALPDIVAVGAEGHLIIDTAVAPVRVISVAPDRVGLAFVRLTPHIAFAIASISAHTAQDRRALEPVSQN from the coding sequence ATGGACAGGCGCCGCACGCACCGCCAGCCAATGTGCTGCGGTGCGCGCTTGGAATTCGCGGGGCGCGCGTGGTCCGTTAACTTGCTCGACCTTTCGGAGGGAGGCGCTGGCGTGCAGGCGCTTCCCGACATTGTGGCGGTCGGCGCGGAGGGTCATCTGATTATCGATACCGCCGTAGCCCCGGTGAGGGTGATCTCTGTCGCCCCCGATCGCGTTGGCCTCGCCTTTGTTCGCCTTACGCCTCACATCGCTTTCGCGATCGCGAGCATCAGCGCCCACACCGCGCAGGATCGGCGCGCGTTGGAACCCGTGTCTCAGAACTGA
- a CDS encoding MarR family transcriptional regulator, producing MPDGPGLAQTRWLLGVAIAQIARRWRLRLDQRIAPFGLTEARWLVLLSLARRGDGTTQKDLAARLAIEAPTLVRTLDWLEREGFVARRAVAHDRRAKTIHLTETARPMVMRIEAEAAAVRAEILSDIPEADLAACLAVLQRVAEGLARAEEGPSSGYRPR from the coding sequence ATGCCCGATGGTCCCGGCCTCGCCCAGACGCGCTGGCTGCTTGGCGTCGCGATCGCCCAGATCGCCAGGCGCTGGCGCCTGAGGCTCGACCAGCGGATCGCACCCTTCGGCCTGACGGAGGCCCGCTGGCTCGTGCTGCTGAGCCTTGCGCGCCGTGGCGACGGCACCACCCAGAAGGACTTGGCCGCCCGCCTGGCGATCGAGGCGCCGACCCTGGTTCGGACCTTGGACTGGCTGGAGCGCGAGGGTTTTGTCGCCCGACGCGCGGTCGCCCATGATCGGCGCGCCAAGACCATCCATTTGACCGAGACGGCGCGGCCCATGGTCATGCGCATAGAGGCCGAGGCCGCCGCCGTGCGCGCCGAAATCCTGTCCGACATCCCGGAGGCCGATCTCGCCGCATGCCTCGCGGTGCTGCAACGCGTGGCGGAAGGTCTCGCGAGGGCCGAGGAGGGCCCATCCAGTGGATATCGGCCCCGCTAG
- a CDS encoding HlyD family secretion protein: protein MDIGPASGTSTTTLLPPGRSGRRRLRIAAAVTALLCVLAGGTAWLHRQFTTVFVDDARIAADMVALASRLPGWVTELRVIAGDTPRGGEVVLRIDSREAELTLREIEARLAGIAARRAELEARLGMVDRQTGSQEDAQRARLEAARSALPAAEAERLYAEGEFARAGQLMATGSGTRQRYEQTRSLLETATQRVLAVSAEIRNVEAQLATAGAAREELTVLRRQLDSMGPLQLELTAQRDRIALEIRDRTITMPFDGVVDRVFVDAGEYVTPGQRLLMVHDPARVRIEANVKETEIRYFRPGSPVRIRVDAYPSRRFEGTVERVGAAATSEFALLPSPNPSGNFTKITQRLPVRIALAPGDADGLLRPGMMVEIEALARE, encoded by the coding sequence GTGGATATCGGCCCCGCTAGCGGCACCTCGACCACGACCCTCCTGCCGCCGGGCCGCAGCGGCCGCCGCCGCCTGCGCATCGCCGCGGCGGTCACCGCGCTGCTCTGTGTCCTGGCCGGCGGTACTGCCTGGCTGCACCGACAGTTCACCACGGTCTTCGTAGACGATGCCCGCATTGCCGCCGACATGGTGGCGCTCGCCAGCCGCCTCCCAGGATGGGTCACCGAACTGCGCGTGATCGCCGGCGACACGCCGCGCGGCGGCGAGGTCGTGCTGCGCATCGACAGCCGTGAGGCTGAACTCACGCTGCGCGAGATTGAGGCGCGGCTCGCGGGCATCGCCGCCCGCCGCGCGGAACTCGAAGCGCGCCTCGGCATGGTGGACCGCCAGACCGGCAGCCAGGAAGACGCACAACGCGCACGGCTTGAAGCGGCGCGATCCGCCCTGCCGGCGGCCGAGGCCGAGCGCCTGTATGCCGAGGGCGAATTCGCCCGCGCCGGGCAGTTGATGGCAACCGGCAGCGGCACGCGCCAGCGCTACGAACAGACCCGATCGTTGCTCGAAACCGCGACGCAGCGCGTGCTCGCTGTGTCGGCGGAGATCCGCAACGTGGAGGCGCAGCTCGCCACCGCCGGGGCCGCGCGAGAGGAACTGACGGTGCTGCGCCGACAGCTCGATTCGATGGGCCCGTTGCAGCTGGAGCTTACGGCGCAGCGCGACCGGATCGCGCTAGAGATCCGCGATCGCACCATCACGATGCCCTTCGACGGCGTGGTGGACCGCGTCTTCGTCGATGCGGGCGAATACGTGACACCCGGCCAGCGCCTCCTGATGGTGCACGACCCCGCCCGCGTGCGCATCGAGGCAAACGTCAAAGAAACCGAGATCCGCTACTTCCGTCCCGGATCGCCGGTGCGCATCCGCGTCGATGCCTATCCCTCACGCCGCTTCGAAGGAACGGTCGAACGTGTGGGCGCGGCCGCAACCAGTGAATTCGCGCTGCTACCCAGCCCGAATCCGTCGGGCAACTTCACCAAGATCACGCAACGCCTGCCCGTGCGCATCGCGCTCGCGCCGGGCGATGCTGACGGGCTTCTGCGGCCGGGCATGATGGTCGAGATCGAGGCCCTGGCGCGTGAGTGA
- a CDS encoding DHA2 family efflux MFS transporter permease subunit, whose translation MSDATAGPAWSGGWAGPGIAELQARWGAPYRWLVTLAAMIGTVATILSATIVNVALPQVMGAFGIGQDHAQLIATAFLAAVTATMLLNGWLVDSFGCRLTYAAAIAMFVAGSIVSGSAPNEGVLIAGRVLQGAAAGMVQPLGMQIIFQVFPADRRGSAMGLYAVGVVMAPALGPTLGGVIVDEFGWRAVFFLGVPFALLGLVLGLVFLPGPTRDGARRRFDGPGFALLVVALLALLTGLASGQREGWSSDRVVVELCVAATATVGFVLWELRTDTPMLNPRLFAVRGFACSAAVGVVYGAALFGSTYLAPLFVQTIQGYTATRAGLLLMPAGLAMVLVFPIAGRIADRVPPFGPIGVGLVLFGISAWLMTGIGTDTAFWTLALWILVGRIGFGLAMPSMNAGALRALPPRWVGQGSGAVNFARQFGGALGVNLLSILLERRTQLHAQALTATQDGHGATREVLQEVERLLAQDGIADGMRQAMAHEYLGQMLLSQASMLAFRDTFLAVALICVLALVPVAIMRRRPVG comes from the coding sequence GTGAGTGACGCGACCGCCGGGCCGGCCTGGTCCGGCGGCTGGGCGGGGCCTGGCATCGCGGAACTCCAGGCGCGCTGGGGCGCCCCCTATCGCTGGCTGGTGACGCTCGCGGCGATGATTGGCACCGTGGCCACCATCCTGTCGGCCACCATCGTCAATGTTGCGCTGCCGCAAGTGATGGGTGCCTTCGGCATCGGGCAGGACCATGCGCAACTGATCGCCACGGCCTTCCTGGCGGCGGTGACGGCGACCATGCTGCTGAACGGCTGGCTGGTGGACAGCTTCGGCTGCCGGCTGACCTATGCCGCCGCCATCGCGATGTTCGTGGCGGGCTCGATCGTGTCGGGCTCTGCGCCGAACGAGGGCGTGCTCATCGCCGGGCGCGTGCTGCAGGGGGCCGCTGCGGGGATGGTCCAGCCGCTCGGCATGCAGATCATCTTCCAGGTGTTTCCGGCGGATCGGCGCGGATCGGCCATGGGCCTCTATGCGGTGGGCGTGGTGATGGCGCCGGCGCTGGGGCCGACGCTGGGCGGCGTGATCGTGGACGAGTTCGGCTGGCGCGCGGTGTTCTTCCTGGGCGTGCCCTTCGCTTTGCTCGGCCTGGTGCTGGGCCTGGTGTTCCTGCCGGGGCCTACGCGCGACGGCGCGCGGCGCCGCTTCGACGGGCCAGGCTTCGCGCTGCTGGTGGTTGCGCTTCTGGCGCTGCTGACCGGCCTCGCGAGCGGCCAGCGCGAGGGCTGGAGTTCCGATCGCGTGGTGGTGGAGTTGTGCGTCGCAGCCACGGCCACGGTCGGCTTCGTGCTGTGGGAGTTGCGCACGGACACGCCGATGCTGAACCCTCGGCTTTTCGCGGTGCGCGGCTTCGCGTGCTCGGCCGCCGTCGGCGTGGTGTATGGCGCGGCGCTGTTCGGGTCGACCTACCTCGCGCCGTTGTTCGTACAGACCATCCAGGGCTATACGGCGACGCGCGCGGGGCTGCTGCTGATGCCGGCGGGCCTTGCGATGGTGCTGGTCTTCCCGATCGCGGGGCGCATCGCGGACCGTGTTCCGCCCTTCGGGCCGATCGGCGTCGGGCTGGTGCTGTTCGGGATCTCGGCTTGGCTCATGACGGGCATCGGCACCGACACCGCCTTCTGGACCCTCGCGCTGTGGATCCTGGTCGGGCGCATCGGCTTCGGCCTGGCGATGCCCAGCATGAATGCCGGCGCGTTGCGCGCGCTGCCGCCACGCTGGGTGGGGCAGGGGTCGGGGGCGGTGAATTTCGCGCGGCAATTCGGTGGCGCGCTCGGCGTCAATCTGCTGTCGATCCTCCTGGAACGGCGCACCCAGTTGCACGCGCAGGCGCTGACTGCCACGCAGGACGGCCACGGCGCCACGCGCGAGGTGCTGCAGGAAGTGGAGCGCCTGCTTGCGCAGGACGGCATCGCGGACGGGATGCGCCAGGCAATGGCGCACGAGTATCTTGGCCAGATGCTGCTCTCGCAGGCGAGCATGCTCGCCTTCCGCGACACTTTCCTGGCGGTGGCGCTGATCTGCGTGCTGGCGCTGGTGCCGGTCGCGATCATGCGGCGCCGACCGGTGGGATGA
- a CDS encoding GAF domain-containing protein, protein MTRIEPLPALASAATTLSLPGQPSALFAALQDGTAAAIGHRLFTVMRHDAEAGRNRRAHSSDPAAYPVSGYKPVTWDHPWTRRVLVDGTPWIGAGPADIAWAYPDHEKIAAMGLTTAMNLPVRWNGRTLGTVNLLRATTPFTEADVAIGVIFAALAVPALLTIDAA, encoded by the coding sequence ATGACGCGCATCGAACCACTGCCCGCCCTTGCCAGTGCCGCCACCACGCTGTCGCTGCCCGGACAGCCCTCCGCACTGTTCGCGGCGCTACAGGACGGCACGGCGGCGGCCATCGGCCATCGGCTTTTCACCGTCATGCGCCACGACGCCGAAGCCGGTCGCAACCGACGCGCGCACAGCAGCGATCCGGCCGCTTATCCGGTCTCGGGCTACAAGCCGGTGACTTGGGACCATCCCTGGACGCGACGCGTGCTGGTGGATGGCACGCCCTGGATCGGTGCGGGCCCCGCCGACATCGCCTGGGCGTATCCCGACCATGAGAAGATCGCAGCTATGGGCCTGACCACGGCCATGAACCTGCCGGTGCGCTGGAACGGCCGCACGCTCGGCACCGTCAACCTGCTGCGCGCCACCACCCCCTTCACCGAGGCGGATGTCGCGATCGGCGTGATTTTCGCCGCCTTGGCCGTTCCGGCGCTGCTGACCATCGACGCCGCCTGA
- a CDS encoding Bug family tripartite tricarboxylate transporter substrate binding protein, which translates to MISLRRRGLLAAPLAIATPALAQTAFTRPIRLVIPWAPGGTTDILGRIVAEPLGQALGQPVVVENRTGASGNIGSDLVAKAVPDGQTILFGSMSTHAMNHALMRTMPFDGVADFTPLSMLGFAVNTMVVHPSVPAQTLGEFIAYARANPEKIAYASAGPGSTNHLCAALFENMTGIRMVHVSYRGGQPAVTDTVAGQTQLFFSAATQTMPHVEGGRLRLLAVTEAARWSRQPTIPTVGEAVPGYEMAVWYGAFGPKGMAPALQQRLNAELNRVMTLPEVKDRLAGMGVEVAPESTDAFAQRLRADAEKWGALIRRLGIEAS; encoded by the coding sequence ATGATTTCGCTTCGACGCCGGGGCCTGCTGGCCGCACCGCTTGCTATCGCTACGCCGGCACTGGCGCAGACGGCATTCACGCGGCCGATTCGCCTTGTCATCCCCTGGGCGCCAGGCGGCACCACCGACATCCTAGGGCGCATCGTGGCCGAACCGCTCGGCCAGGCGCTGGGCCAGCCCGTGGTGGTCGAGAACCGTACGGGTGCGAGCGGCAATATCGGCTCGGACCTCGTGGCGAAGGCGGTGCCGGACGGGCAGACCATCCTGTTCGGGTCGATGTCCACGCACGCGATGAACCACGCGCTGATGCGCACCATGCCCTTCGACGGCGTGGCCGATTTCACGCCGCTGTCGATGCTCGGCTTCGCGGTGAACACCATGGTGGTGCATCCCTCGGTTCCGGCACAGACGCTGGGCGAGTTCATCGCCTATGCCCGCGCGAATCCGGAGAAGATCGCCTACGCCTCCGCCGGGCCGGGTTCGACCAACCACCTGTGCGCCGCGCTGTTCGAGAACATGACCGGCATCCGCATGGTGCACGTCTCCTATCGCGGCGGGCAGCCGGCGGTGACTGACACGGTGGCCGGCCAGACCCAGCTGTTCTTCAGCGCGGCCACCCAGACCATGCCGCATGTCGAGGGCGGGCGTCTGCGCCTTCTGGCGGTGACGGAGGCGGCGCGTTGGTCGCGCCAGCCAACCATTCCAACCGTCGGCGAGGCGGTGCCGGGCTACGAGATGGCGGTCTGGTACGGCGCCTTCGGCCCGAAGGGCATGGCGCCCGCGCTGCAGCAGCGCCTGAACGCGGAATTGAATCGCGTCATGACGCTGCCCGAGGTGAAGGACCGCCTCGCCGGCATGGGCGTGGAAGTGGCACCCGAAAGCACCGACGCCTTCGCCCAACGCCTGCGCGCGGATGCCGAGAAGTGGGGCGCGCTGATCCGCCGCCTGGGTATCGAGGCGTCCTGA
- a CDS encoding crotonase/enoyl-CoA hydratase family protein: MDAPLKVEIEEGIALLTMNRAESRNPLDPEMQDALLDTLSALDAGQEVRVAILTGAGTAFCAGGNVRRMGEAASGAKERTPAQARGYYRWGIQRLPRLIENLELPVIAAVNGPAMGAGCDLACMCDLRIAGESARFAESFVKLGIIPGDGGAWLLPRVVGFARAAEMALTGDTLSAQEALAAGLVSRVVPDAELIPAARALAARIAANPPQAVRMARRLLREAWNNRLDTVLEMSSAMQAVAHTTDDHKEALAAMREKRKPTYKGA, encoded by the coding sequence ATGGACGCGCCGCTGAAGGTCGAGATCGAGGAGGGTATCGCCCTTCTCACCATGAACCGCGCCGAATCGCGCAATCCGCTCGATCCCGAGATGCAGGATGCGCTCCTCGATACGCTCTCGGCGCTCGATGCCGGGCAGGAGGTCCGCGTCGCGATCCTGACCGGCGCCGGCACCGCCTTCTGCGCTGGCGGCAATGTACGGCGCATGGGCGAGGCTGCGAGCGGGGCCAAGGAACGCACGCCCGCCCAGGCCCGCGGCTACTACCGCTGGGGCATCCAGCGCCTGCCGCGGCTGATCGAGAACCTGGAACTTCCGGTGATCGCCGCAGTGAATGGCCCGGCCATGGGTGCCGGTTGCGACCTCGCCTGCATGTGCGACCTACGCATCGCCGGCGAGAGCGCGCGCTTCGCGGAATCCTTCGTGAAGCTCGGCATCATCCCCGGCGATGGCGGCGCCTGGCTGCTGCCGCGCGTGGTCGGCTTCGCGCGCGCGGCGGAGATGGCGCTGACAGGCGACACCCTGTCTGCACAGGAGGCGCTGGCGGCGGGGCTGGTCTCCCGCGTGGTGCCGGATGCCGAATTGATCCCGGCGGCGCGCGCCCTGGCCGCGCGCATCGCGGCCAACCCGCCGCAGGCCGTGCGCATGGCGCGGCGGCTGCTGCGCGAAGCGTGGAACAACCGGCTCGACACCGTGCTGGAAATGTCCTCGGCCATGCAGGCGGTGGCGCACACCACGGACGACCACAAGGAGGCGCTGGCGGCGATGCGCGAGAAGCGCAAGCCGACCTACAAGGGCGCCTGA
- a CDS encoding SDR family oxidoreductase, with product MAFAPGLLAGRRALVTGGGTGLGRSIGRRFLELGASLAICGRRGAVLDAAVDAFRADVPGAVVTTHPCDIRDAVAVEAMLDDVWRDGPADILVNNAAANFLAQTHRLSARAVDAVLGTTLHGAAYCTVGCGRRWIEAGQPGVVLSILTLSALQGGAFTAPSAMAKAGLLAMTQSLAVEWGPHGIRLVAIAPGTFPTEAAVARLRPGGVEHAGVPLRRAGKHEELTDLAAFLVSDHAGYVTGECVVADGGRRLLGGARAGAQEMLDWTDADWAAQRARTPAR from the coding sequence ATGGCCTTCGCGCCCGGGCTGCTGGCCGGACGCCGTGCGCTGGTGACGGGCGGCGGCACCGGGCTCGGGCGCAGCATCGGTAGGCGGTTCCTGGAACTGGGCGCGTCGCTGGCGATCTGCGGGCGGCGCGGCGCGGTGTTGGATGCTGCTGTTGATGCCTTCCGCGCCGACGTTCCCGGCGCCGTCGTGACGACGCATCCCTGTGACATCCGCGATGCCGTGGCGGTTGAGGCGATGCTCGACGATGTCTGGCGCGATGGCCCGGCGGACATCCTGGTGAACAACGCCGCGGCGAATTTTCTGGCGCAGACGCATCGGCTCTCGGCGCGCGCGGTCGATGCGGTGCTGGGCACCACGCTGCATGGGGCGGCCTACTGCACCGTTGGCTGCGGCCGGCGTTGGATCGAGGCCGGTCAGCCCGGCGTCGTGCTGTCCATCCTGACGCTGTCGGCGCTGCAGGGGGGTGCCTTCACCGCGCCCTCCGCTATGGCCAAGGCTGGCCTTCTGGCCATGACGCAGAGCCTCGCGGTGGAATGGGGCCCGCACGGCATTCGCCTGGTGGCGATCGCACCCGGCACCTTCCCGACTGAGGCCGCGGTCGCACGCCTGCGCCCTGGCGGCGTCGAGCATGCCGGCGTGCCGCTGCGTCGCGCCGGCAAGCATGAGGAACTGACCGACCTCGCCGCCTTCCTGGTCTCGGACCACGCCGGCTACGTCACGGGCGAATGTGTGGTGGCGGATGGCGGGCGGAGGTTGCTGGGCGGCGCGCGCGCCGGCGCGCAGGAGATGCTGGACTGGACCGACGCCGATTGGGCCGCGCAACGCGCCCGCACGCCTGCGCGCTGA
- a CDS encoding enoyl-CoA hydratase-related protein, with protein sequence MRFVETTYDVADRIATITLNRPEKRNAWSPETEAEVREAFALAAADDAVRAIILTGAGSTFCVGADVTRIAGGRPPLPRFVGVTPPPGGDPPVEDLARRYSYILNIGRPVVAAINGAVAGVGLAVSLYCDLRFMVAGAKLAAAFPRRGLIAEHGSAWMLPRLIGPMNAADLLLSGRTIQAEEAQAMGLVRVLPAHGFRDAVRAYVADMVENCSPRSLRVIRRQLALAPLQSLSAAIELAETEQAATIDTADRHEGASAFLERRKPNFTGR encoded by the coding sequence ATGCGTTTCGTGGAAACGACCTACGACGTGGCGGACCGCATCGCCACCATCACACTGAACCGGCCGGAGAAGCGCAACGCCTGGTCACCGGAGACCGAGGCCGAAGTTCGCGAGGCCTTCGCGCTGGCAGCGGCGGATGACGCGGTGCGCGCGATCATCTTGACCGGGGCGGGCAGCACCTTCTGCGTCGGCGCCGACGTGACGCGCATCGCCGGCGGGCGACCGCCGCTGCCGCGCTTCGTTGGCGTGACGCCCCCGCCGGGCGGCGATCCGCCCGTCGAGGATCTGGCGCGCCGCTATTCCTACATTCTCAATATCGGCAGGCCTGTAGTGGCTGCGATCAATGGCGCGGTCGCGGGCGTGGGTCTGGCGGTGTCGTTGTATTGCGATCTGCGCTTCATGGTCGCGGGGGCGAAGCTGGCCGCCGCCTTCCCGCGACGCGGGCTGATTGCCGAACATGGCAGCGCGTGGATGCTGCCGCGGTTGATCGGCCCAATGAATGCGGCCGACCTGCTGCTGTCGGGCCGCACCATCCAGGCGGAGGAGGCGCAGGCGATGGGCCTGGTGCGCGTGCTGCCTGCCCACGGGTTCCGCGATGCCGTGCGCGCCTATGTCGCGGACATGGTGGAGAACTGCTCGCCCCGATCGCTGCGCGTCATCCGCCGGCAATTGGCTTTGGCGCCGCTGCAGTCGCTCTCGGCGGCGATCGAACTGGCAGAGACCGAGCAGGCAGCGACGATCGACACGGCCGACCGGCACGAAGGTGCGAGCGCGTTTCTCGAACGCCGCAAGCCGAACTTCACTGGGCGTTGA